One window of the Nicotiana tabacum cultivar K326 chromosome 4, ASM71507v2, whole genome shotgun sequence genome contains the following:
- the LOC107817200 gene encoding photosystem II reaction center proteins PsbY, chloroplastic: protein MAATIGTMAMLNVKCFTKASINNSSKPKPISLLSLQNLPKGLLTSKTSENTSNLSSSLTGTAIAGTIFSTLSSCDSAFAAQQIADIAEGDNRGLALLLPLIPAIAWVLYNILQPALNQINRMRNQGVIIGLGLTGLAASGFFNTPEASAASEIAMIADATSDNRGQLLLIVVTPALLWVAYNILQPALNQINRMRQ from the coding sequence ATGGCAGCCACCATAGGAACCATGGCTATGCTCAATGTCAAATGCTTTACCAAAGCATCTATTAACAACTCTTCAAAGCCCAAACCCATCTCTCTTCTCTCCCTTCAAAACCTCCCAAAAGGTCTCTTGACTTCCAAAACATCTGAAAACACCTCAAACTTATCAAGTTCCCTCACTGGAACAGCAATTGCAGGTACCATTTTCTCAACCCTGAGCTCATGCGACAGCGCTTTTGCAGCGCAACAAATTGCTGACATAGCAGAGGGAGACAACAGGGGTTTAGCACTTTTACTTCCTTTAATTCCTGCTATAGCATGGGTTCTTTACAACATTCTTCAACCAGCCCTGAACCAAATCAACAGAATGAGGAATCAAGGAGTTATTATTGGTCTTGGTCTTACTGGTTTAGCAGCATCAGGTTTTTTCAACACTCCTGAGGCTTCAGCTGCTAGTGAAATTGCTATGATTGCAGATGCAACAAGTGACAACAGAGGACAACTTTTGCTGATTGTTGTGACTCCTGCTTTGCTTTGGGTTGCTTACAATATTCTACAGCCAgctttgaatcagatcaacagGATGAGACAGTGA